TCGTACCTTCTCAGGAAGTCTGAGAGAAGAACCATCCTCACGCCCGATTCCCAGGCTTCTATGACCACCCATTCTCCGTAGTAGTCGTCGTAATAGGCTATCATTCCGGTGTGCGTCCAGTAGCCGGGTATGAACTTGTCGCTGTTGGGGTTGTGGCCGATCACTATGTCGCCCGGGCCGACGTTCCACGGATAGGGGTGCCAGTAGTTCGCGTCCCCCTTGCTGCTGGACGCTGCAACAGGGTTCAACATCGCCGCCAGAACCAGCAACCCGACTATTGCAGCAACCCTCTTCATTTGGAGCACCTCCAAGGTCTTGCATAAAATATGGTGCAGTAATGTCTAATAAAGGTTTTGGTTGCACGTTTATGGAATATAATGTATTTTTATGTCCATCAACGCCCTGTACACATTGGGGGATCGATGGGGATTTAAAGGGTGCCTCCAACTCTCGTCGGTGGGTTCAATGCACGAGGTTTCGAAGGGCGAGATACTGGAAAGGCTCCGTGAGATCGAAGCTGGGAGGATACTCATTCAGACGCCGGAGGGACTGAAGAGGGAGGCTCAAGAACTGGCCGATTTCCTCGAGGAGAACGGGATAGAAGCGATAATAAGCGGCGACATCAACTATGGCGCCTGCGATCCGGCCGATACGGAGGCGAAGAGGCTCGGCTGCGACGCGCTGATTCACCTCGGTCACTCCTACATGACGCTCCACCTGGAGGTTCCGGTGATATTCGTTCCCGCCTTCGCGAAGGTGGACGTCGTTCCGGCGCTTGAGAAAAACCTGGGTGAGATTGAGAAGCTCGGAAAGAGGTTAGCTCTCGTCACGACGGCACAGCACATCCACCAGCTTGAACGGGCCAAAGAGTTCCTCGAAAAGAACGGTTTTGAGGTGCTCGTTGGAGAAGGCGACTCAAGGGTTTCATGGCCCGGCCAGGTTCTCGGCTGCAACTTCAGCGCGGCGAAGCTCGATGCCGAAGGTGTTCTCTTCATAGGGGCGGGCTATTTCCACCCGATTGGAGTTGCGATAGCTGTTAAGAAGCCAACCCTGGCGATAAACCCCTACTCCGGCGACGCCATCTGGATGGACAGGGAGGCCGAGAGGCTCGTTAGAAAGCGCTGGGCGCAGATAGCCAAGGCGATGGACGCCCAGAGGTTCGGGGTGATAACTAGCACGAAGAAGGGACAGCTTCGGCTTGCCGAGGCGAGGAGAATGGTCAGGCTCCTCCGTGAGCACGGGAAGTACGCCAAACTGATAGCGATGAACCACATAAACTATCCCGCTCTTGAGGGCTTCGATTTTGACGCCTACGTCGTCGTCGCCTGTCCGCGCGTTCCCATCGATGACTACGAGAACTGGAGGAAGCCCGTGCTTACGCCCAAGGAGGTGGAGATACTCCTCGGCCTCCGCGAGGATTATGAGTTCGACGAGATTCTTGGCGTCGAGAGGAAGGGGGACGAACCCCTCGGCATAGCGCTCCACGGTGGTTAGTGTGAGGAAAAAACACCTTGCGATGTCTCTCTCCAGGCTCAGGGGCTTTCCGGAGCCGAAGCCGGAGCTTGAGCAGTACAGGACGCCGGGGAATGTAGCGGCCGAACTGCTCTGGTTGGCCCACTCCCTGGGGGACATCGGGGGAAAAACCGTAGCTGACCTCGGAGCCGGCACGGGCGTGCTCTCTATAGGGGCCTGTCTCCTCGGGGCGGAGATGGTTTACGCGGTTGAAATCGACAAAACTGCCCTGGAAGTTGCGAGGGAGAACGCCTTATCCCTGGGAGTTGATGGGTGCATCGAGTTCATAAACTCGGACGTTTCTGGCTTCTCAATGGGCGTCGATACCGTCATCATGAACCCGCCCTTCGGGAGCCAGAACCCCCATGCCGACAGACCCTTTCTCATAAAGGCCTTCGAGATAAGCGACGTGGTCTACTCAATACACCTCGCCAAGCCAGAGGTGAGGCGCTTCATTGAAACTTTTGTGGGAGACTTTGGTTTCTCCATCACGCACAGAGTAACCCTCCCCTTTGAGATTCCGGCCCAGTTCTTCTTCCACAGGAAGAGACTGGAGAGGGTCTTGGTGGACGTCTACCGGTTTGAGAAGGTCTAATCGAAAACGATATATTTGCTGACTCCAACTTATCATGGTTTTAATGGGGGGTTGCCCTATGGATCAAATTAAGGAAATTGTAATGTCGTGGCGGGCGATGGATGCAATAGACCTCGTCCGGGAGGACCGGGAGGTTCTCGTCCCCCTGCTTCGTCTCCTAGATGAGGAGGACAGCACGCTCCGCCTCAGAACCCTGGAGGTCGTCGAGGGCATTCTGCGGGAATACGGCGATGGGATGAGGAAGCTCGTCATGAAGTACGGTTTCGAATCCACGGTGGCCTGTCTCTCCGACGAAGACCCCAGGGTCGTTGACCGGGCTGGGAAGGTTCTCTCCCTGCTTCTCAGGGACACACTCCTCGACGAGGAGGGGTTCCTCCTTCTTCTGGAGACGCTCGCTGCGGCCATCGATTGCTCGGATGTTCTCATGTGCACCTCATTCGTCGACCTTCTCAAGGGAGTTGAGACCGCGCCGATCGGAGAAAACGGCCTCATGAGGATCCGCTCCATAGCCACCTCCGGTTCCCTCGCGGGCAGGCTAATGGCCCTCAGGGTTCTCGTTAATATGGGGAGGGTCGATGGCCACTGGAGAAGCCTGAGAAAGACCCTGGAGGTCCTGCTGTCGAGCGGCAACCTCCTTTTGATAGAACTCGCGATGGACTTTCTGGAGGAGGTTGCGGAGTTCCCTGGAACGGGCGAGATGATGAGGGAACTCCTTGGCTTCGTATTCCGCCTGAGATATCTTGAGGCAAATGGTGAGAACGTCATCCTGCGCAACAGGGCCGTAAAGGTCAGGGCTGCCCTCGAAAACGCCATCTCCTCCTACTACCGCGCCCACCGTGAGGAGGCGGCCTATCTGATGAGGGAGCTTCTCATGGAGGGCAGGGAGAGGGATGCCCTCTTTCTGGCCTTCGTCCTTGGGGACGCTGACCTGATGTTTCGAATGTGGATGGAGGCGGGTGAACGGCCCGAATTGATGGAACTACTCAACCAGTCCCAGTCGGCGTGATGCCGCTTCCGAAACCGATATATGTTCCTTCCCCCAGGTTGGGCTGGAGGTCAAGATGCCGAAGTTGAAGCTCAGCGACAGACAGCTCTATGCACTCATCGAGGCGGTTAAACTCGGCGAGGAAGTCAAGCCGAGCCAGCAGGCCAAGAGGAAGGCCTTCGCGAGGTATAAAATCGACGGCTGGGAGAACTCCAAGCTGACAGGGATATTTTACTCGATCCAGCGCCGCCTGGGTCTCATTGACGAGGTAATCGAGGAGCTGGTTGGCGTTTCTCCTCTGATCCTCGACCCCTGGCTGAGGGCAACTCTAAGGGTGGCGGTCGAGATAGCGGTCTTCCGCGACCCCGGGGAGAGAACACGTCAGCATCTGAAGGGCCTCGCCGGATTCCTCTCAAAGAGGACGCACCCCTACGCCGGCTATTACTACTACGACCTCCTGCCGAGGATCCTTGAGTACGTGCCGGTGATAGATTCTGAGGAAAAGAGGCTGAAGTGGGACTACATGTTCCCGGAATGGTTCATCGCGAGGATGCGCGCCCTCCTTGGAGATGAGGCCGAAGAACTCCTCAAAGCCCTCAACGAGACCCTCCCGACGAGCTTAAGGGTGAACCGCCTGAAGGCGAGCGTTGAGGAAGTTGAATCCTATCTCCAGAGGAAGAACGTCCGCTTTGAGAGGAGCGGGAGGGTTGAGACCGTCGTCAGGATTCTTGACCCCTTCAACCCCGAGTGGCTGCTCAACAAGGGCTGGGTCATAGCGCAGGAGGAAGCGGCGGCCGTTGCTTCCCTCGTCCTCTCCCCGAGGCCCGGCGAAACTGTGGTCGATTTGGCGGCTGCACCGGGAGGAAAAACCGCCCATATGGCCGAACTGATGAACAACGAAGGTAAAATCTACGCTTTCGATGTGGACAAAGCCCGAATAAAGCGCATGAACGAGGTTCTCAGTAGAACGGGTGTTGAGATCGCCGAGACCATCAAAGCCGACGGCAGGAAGGCCCCCGAAATTCTCGGCGAAGGAATAGCCGACAGAGTCATGCTCGACGCTCCGTGCACCAGTGACGGGACGATAGCGAAGAACCCAGAGCTGAGGTGGCGCCTCCGCGAGAAGAACATCCTCAAGGTCGTTTCCCTCCAGAGGGAACTCATGGAGAGCGCCTGGAAGCTCCTGAAGCCCGGCGGAAGGTTGCTCTACTCCACCTGCTCGATGCTGCCGGAGGAGAACGAGGAGAACGTGAGGTGGTTCTTGGAGGGACACCCGGAGGCGAAGCTGATACCGCTCAGCGGCCCCTACGACCCCGGCTTTTTGGATGGAACGATGAGGGCCTGGCCCCACAGGCATAAAACGATAGGCTTCTTCTACGCGCTGATTGAAAAGAAAAGAGGTTAGGTTTCGGTTTTCCCCTCTTCCCCGGGGGAGGGTTCCTCCACCCTCACCCTCAGCTCGTTGGCGAACCAGTTGACCCTCTGCGGGAACGGTATCTCTATGCCTGCCTCGTTGAGGGCCTTCTTGACGTCCCTTATTATCCTAGTCCTGACGTCGAACCACTTCTCACTCGGTGCCCAGGCCCTTATGGCTATCATGACCGCGCTGTCGGAGAGATTGTCAACGTAGACCAGCGGTTCCGGCTCGGCCAGGACGAGAGGTATCTCATCGAGGACCCTCTTTATTATCTCGACCGCCTTATCTGCCTCGGAGCTGTAGGCTATGCCTATGTCGACATCGACGCGCCTGATGGGGTAGTGCATGAAGTTAACTATGTTGCTGTTGAAGAGCTTCTCGTTTGGTATCCTGATGAGCGTCCCGTCCCAGGCGCGTATCCTCGTCGAGAGTATCCTCATGTCCTCGACGACGCCTTCAAGCTCCCCTATCTGCACCTGATCGCCTATCTGGAGGGGCTTGTCGAAGTACATGAAGACGCCGGAGACGAAGTTGGCAACGACGGTCTGGGCGGCGAAACCGAGGACTATACCGGTTATCCCTATCGCGGCCATCACCGCGCTGAGCTGTCCGCTAACTCCGGCGAAGTTGAGCGCCAGGAAGAACATGACCGTGAGGAAGATGTAGTAGAACACCTTTGCCTTGACGATTACGTCCGGCTTCCTTCCGGAGCTGGCTATCATGTAGTCCTTGGACTTCTTGGCTATCAGGTAGGCGAAGTAGAAGAAGCCTATGGCGAAGGCTATGTTCCCGATGGTGGTGCCCCATATCTCGTAGTTCATTATGCCGAGTACGTAGAGGGCCCAGATGATGCCCCCGAGTATGAACATCCTGGCGACTATCTCCGCGGTGTCCTCGTTGATTATCCATGTGAGGTTGGTCTCCTTTGACTTCCTGATTATGACCCGCCTGGCGACCCTTCCAAGGAAGATCATGCCCACGATTATGATTAGGGCCTCCGCTATCGTCAACAGCGAGATGTTTATGTCCACGGGCACTTCTGGAATGGGAAGGGTATCCGTGGTGTTGTTGGCCATGGTTACCACCTCATCCTGAAGTTGGGGAGGGGTTCCGAGACGTGGGTCGGCTTAAGCGTTCCATCTGGCGGGTTCCCGGTGTTGTTGACCTCGTAGGTTTCCTTCGTGGTGAGTATCACGAGCGGATAGTAAGCCTTATCCTCGGAATAGAACATCACGCTGTTCCTTATTGGGAAGACTACCCTCTCGACGAGCTTCCACTCCTCTGTGGGGTTGCTTATGATGAGCTTGATGACGCCGGGGGTGTCTGGAATCGTGCTGTGGAAGTCGCTCACATGGTAGCGCGTTATCACGCCGACGGTTTTCTCTCCGTAGAGGGCGTACTTCTCCCTTCCGACGACGAAACGGTCTATTTCGATGTCTCCAGCTCGCACGGATATGTCTATCGGGGCGGAGAGGTAACCCATCAGCCTCTCACCGGGGGGAACGGCTATCTTCTCCGCGAGCCTCACCATCAGAAACTTGACACCGTAGCCCTCAGCAGGGGCGGGGAGAACGAGGAGTTTTCCGGTCTTCTTCTTTATCAGAACCTTGACTCCATCGCGCCGGTAGAGGATTCTATCCCCGGACTCCTCGACCAGGTGAATTTTTTTGTCGATGATTTTGATGAACTGGGTTTTGAGTTCATACTCCCCAAACATGAGAATAGATACCCTTTGAAGGATTTAAGTTTTGCCTGAAAATTGAAAGGGGGAAGACATTCAGACCTTCTCGAATCCTATGTCCTCGAGCTTCACGTGGGTGAAGACGTTGGTTCCCTGGGCTATGAAGACTCCCTTCGCCTCTATCGGCACGGGGAGGTTGGCGCTCAGTGTTGCCTCACCCTGGCCTGTGACTTCGCCGAAGGTGTATGTCCACTTCACGGTTGAGACCTTGAAGTCGTGTCCGCCGAGGGTTACCGTCCCGTCGGGGGTTATCTCGTAGTTGTACTGGTAGCCCATCGCTCCCCAGCTTCCCTGGGTCGCCTGGTAGATGTTCTCGTCCTCAAGCAGTCCCCAGAATCCGAAGTTGTAGAAGCCCCACCAGCTCATGTAGATGTCCTGAACGTCCGCGATCTGGGATAGGGTGTTCAAATCTCCCTCCTGATACGGGGTGACGCTCATATCACCAACGGCGCCGGGGTTGTAGAACTCAAACTCCATGTCCCCATACTTTATCCAGACTCCAACGGTGTTCTCGGACCCCCCGTAAAGCGAGGCGTATATCGTCAGGAAGTCGAGCGTGGGGAACAGGAAGAACGTGTCGGTGTCCTCCGTGCGCTCCGTCACCCACAGCTTGTACTCAAAGGTTCCGTTCATGCTCTCGGAGTTGAGGGGCGTTATCTTTCCTGAGTACTCGTAAACGTCGAACTCCCCAAGGTCGACCTTCTCCTGCTCTCCCGTCTCCATGTTGATCTTCATGCCGTAGACGTGGACCTTTGCGGGTCCCCTACTTTTCTCGACCTCGTACTCGTAGATGGGGCCGCCCTCAACCGTCCTTATCCTGAGTTTGTACTTGAGGTACGTTATGAGGTAGCTCTCCCCGTCTATCTTCACTGGATTGTACGCGTCCCACGGGTTCGCCCAGGAGGCATATTCCTCCGGAGTGGTCTGGGTCTCGGAGGGACTCTCGGTCGTGGTGTAGCCTGTGCCCGGACTGCTCGAAGTGCCTCCCGAACCGCCACCTCCGCCGGTTCCTCCCGTCTGTTCTCCCGCGCTCGTTGTTTGCGACGGGCTTGTTTCTCCTTTCCCTCCACCGATGCAGCCTGCGGCGGCCACGCTAAAAATCAAAACCAAAACTAGCAATAAAGCAACTTTCTTTTTTCTCATCATATCACCAACCTTTGAAATAACTACACCCTTCGGGTATTTAAGCCATTGGTTTGAGCAACTTGGGTCACCCGGAAGTGTACAGCCAAAAGTCCCCGTATTCTCCCGATACGAGCATCACCCTCCCATCTTCGCTCAGTTCTACATATCCCATGCTTTCAACCGGCGCTTCAACTGAGAAAACCTCGTGGAAATCTCTTAGTGAATAGCAGTGTATAACGCCCTCCTTCTCCGTAACGACGAAGTTCTCGTTGGCGAAGCGCATCAGTCCCGGAAGGCTCTTTACTTCCCTCAAATTCCAGTCCAGGACGTGCGTTCCGCTGTACTCGTCCGTCCAGATGATGTAGTCCTTCGTCGCCCTTACCGTCGGGATTATAAGGCTCATCCATCTGAGGTCGTATTTTTCAGACTCCGCCAGGGTGTTGCCCTCGAGGTCGAGAACCTTCAGCTTGCCCTCGAACCCTCCGATGATTCTGTCCCCGTAGAGAACCACCATGTGGCTCTCGGGATTTAGCGTGAGTATTTTGCTTCCGTTCTTGAAGAGGAGGACGCCCTTCTTACTGTCCCCCACGGCGACCAGTCCCGTGTCCGAAACTCCTACCATGCCGTAGTCCCCGGCGTTTTCCAGAACGGTCTTTACTCCGTCACAGTAGAGTTCCTGCCTTGTTGCACCGGTCGTTATCAGATAGCAGAGGTGGTTTCCGCTTGAAGAGCGCGCTATCCAGTCCGCCACGCTTCCGGCCCAGCCGTGCCTCTCCTCACCAGTTTGACCGCCCCACGAATATATCCTCAATCCCGCGAACTCGGCGTATCCGGCAAGTACGTACGCCTTATCATCCTTCACAACAACCCCGCTGACGACCGGCTTCACCGCGTCGTGCCCCTGGAGGTCGAAGGAGACGCTCTCCCCGTCGGGCCTCACGAGGTACAGATAGGCGTCGTCCCAGTCTATCACCGCGGAAAGACTCCCGTCCGGACTCAGGTCCATGAAGGGTATTCCCGACGTGCTCAGATTCCAGACGATCTCCATATCCCACGTTGTTGGCTCCTGGCTCGTCGTGGTTCCGGCCTGGGAGTTCGTTGCAGTGGAGGGGCTTGGGGTCGTCCCGCCCCCGTTTTCCGAACCCAGACAGGCCGCAGAAACGACGATAATGGAGAGAAGGAGGATAAAGAGAAAACGTCTCATGGACTCACCTTCTCAAGCTTTAGGTCTTCGAGCTTGAGGTAGCCGTAGATGACGGTGGTTTTCCCTTCCTCGTCCTGGTAGGAATAGTAACCCTCGCTCTCCACGACAAGCGGGAGGTCGGGGGAGAACTTGCCTTGCCCCTGGAGCTTAACCCCTTCCACAGTGCCCTCATAGCTCCACTGGAAGTCCACCAGCTTGAATGTGTGTCCGGAGTAACTCGCGGTGCCGTCCGGAGTGGTGCTCCAGGCCCAGCTGTGCCCCTGAAGGTCGGTCCATGCCCCCGACTGCGGGACCAGGACGTTGACATCGCTCCATTCGTACCAGAAGCCGAGGTGAATGACCGCCACCCATCCCATGTAGAGATAGCTTAGGTCGTCGCCTATCTCCCCGAGCGAGTCAGAGTCCCCCTCAACGCACGGGAAGAGGCCGCTCTGGAACGGGGCCGGATTGGTTAACCTCATGGTCTGGCCTTTGTACTCGAACTGGATGCCCACGAAGTTCTTATCGGTTGCTCCAGTGGGCGACATGTAACCCATCCACATAACGTCCCACGGATAGAGGAAGGCCTCGCTCATGTTCGAGACGTACCAGACGGTTATCGTCAGGGTATCGTCGAGGGCCTTGCCCTTTACGGGGGTCACGACGGTCCTGTAGGCGTAGACCTCCTGCTCCCCGAGATCCTTCTTGTTGCCCATTAGGTCCATACCGCAGACGTCCACGCTCTCCTTCCCCACGCTCTTCTCGATTATGTACTCATAGACTGGCGCGCTCTGGTTGGGCTGTACCTTGTAGTCGTACTTGTAGTAGGTTATCCAGTAGCTCTCCCCGCCTATCTTCACAGGCGCGTACTCCCAGGGATGCTCCCAGTAGGCCTCCTCGGTTGGAGCTGTGGTCGTCGTTGTGGTGGTGGGCGAGGGAGTCTGGGACTCGGAAGTGGTGGTAGTGGGGCTGGTCACGCTTGATGAGGTCGTTGTCGAGGGTTGAGTCGTTGCCGTTTCAGAGGGGAACGAGGTGTTGCTTGGCGAGGAACTTGGCTTCGAGGTTGTGGGCAGGGAGGTTGATGATGCGGTGGTCGGGGGGGCGGTTGATGTCTTCTCCCCGCCGCCGAGACAGCCGCTGGCCACGGCCATTCCAAAAATTAACACCATCATAACGATTGCCATCGCCTTTCTCATACCAATCCCTCCAACCCCGCAAAAAACGAATGCGGGCGTAGATGGGGATATATAATGATTCTAGCCCCCAGGATGTATTAAAGGCTTTCTAAAACTTCAAACGGGTCTGCAACTGTTCGACACGGATCTAAATGCTGAACTCTTCATAATTCCGTTTCTCCAAGGAGTTCAATGAAGCACCCCGGGTGTTTGCCCAGCTTCGCCCCCACGAACCTGGCCAGGTCAAAAACCGTCCCGGCTTTCTGCACTATCGCAACGTCGGCCGTGGCGACGGTTTCAAACCTCTTCAGCTCGAAGTCCGGGTTCCTGACGAGGTGCACTTCCCCCGTAACGCCAAGCCCCCTCAGGGATTCTTCGGTGAGTGTTCGGATAATTCCGCTCTTTGGAACGTTCCTCCCGTAGAAGAATACGGCTTTTTCGACCCCCAGCTCTCCCAACACCCCCGCTATCTCCTCCAGGAGTTCCCCGGTTCCTTCATTGAGCCGGTACTTCCCCTGATACTTCAGGTCCCTTACGAGGCCGTCCTCGCAGAGTATCGCCTTCCCCTCGAGGAGTGATTCAAGTGTTATGAGAACGTTGAAGCCGTCGATGGCAAGGATCTTCCCCCCCAGCTCCCCCGGTTCCAGGAGCTTCATTTTAACCTCCTCTATCCAGGAATCCGGAAAAACGCACCTCGCCAGTAAATGGCGCTGTTCCCTGGGTAGCCTGTAGTGGTTGGCCACGAATTCCAGGGCGTAGGTTTTCCGGTAGCCCCTGTTGAGGAGGTACTTGAGGTCGCGGTAGGCTTCCACCAGCATGAATAGAGAAAGGGTGGAGGGTTAAATAACCTTCTCCATGACCTCCCCACCGGCATGTATCCTGAGCCTGACCCTTCCGCTGAGGAGGGAGCTTTTGACCTTCTTCGTGAGGATTTCGTCTACCTGGAAGATTCCAGCTGGGTGCTTCATCCATATTTCGATCAGTATCGGCTCCTCCTCGTTTCCCTCCTTTATCTCGACCCTCTCGATGGCGAGGGCAGAGACGGCGTGTATGTCCACCTTGTCCTTCTTGTGAACCAGCCTGCTCCTCCCTGCTTCCATGTCGCAGCCGTCAGCTATCGTAACCAGGGAGCCTTCGATTGTGGTGCACGGGACGGCCTCGTCGTGGGTGTAGATTGCGTTGAGCGTGAGGGCCTTGAGGAGGAGCGGGTCCTCGGTTTTGAACTCCCGGACGAGCTTCTCTATTATCGGTTCAGCCAGCTGGACGCTGAAGCCGTAGTGGTTTATCCTGTGTATCATGTTGCCGATGTCGTGGAAGAGCGCCCCGAAGGCGACGATGAACTTGCTCCAGCGGAGCGGCTTTCCGAGCTTTTCCGCCGTTGTCTGGATGCCGAACTTCTTTATTGTCCTGAGGAGCTCCAGCGCCCTCCTCGTCGTCAGGAGAACGTGTATCGGCCCGTGGTCGTTGAAGCCGTAGACATTGAGGACGATGTAGTTGGTGGTCTCGAAGTAGTAGTGGTACTCTCTAAAGGCCCTCTCGTAGAGCCTGAAAAGCTCCTCGTCATCAAGGATTTCCCTTATCTCTCCGAGCAGTTCTTCTTCCGTGTACATTTCCCCCACCCACACAACTGGATGCGGGCGGGTTTTAAGGGTTTTGAAGGAACTCAGAAGAGCACCCCGTGGTCCGGCCTCACTCCAGCATCCCCTCAAGCTCAAGGATTTTTTTCGACCGGAGGTAGACCACTGGGATTCCTTTTTCCCTTAAGCGTCGTTTTAGCCCCTTGTCGTTGGTGCAGACTACAACCCTCTCGTTGTTCAACGCGAAGTCGAGTATCTGGTCGTCTATGGGCCTCTCCCCAAAGCGGCCTATCTCGACGGTCTCGAAGCGCTCGGCCAGCTTTTTCGCCATCCTTATAGCCATTAGGTCCTTTCCCCGGGACTTCCTCTCTATCACGTCCAGCTCGTCGAGAACAACGTTGGGAACGGTTATTCTGAACTTGACGTCCAGAACCCGGTGTAGCTCGCCGATGATATCAACACCGAACTGCCCGGGAACGAGGAGAAAGTTCGTGTCCGGAACGACCAGCCACTCTCTCCTTCGGCTTTCGCTCATAAGAACCACCAGAATTGAAAATAGGGAGAAAATCACTCCCTGATGAAGCCGTAGCCAATGAGGCGCCACCTGCTGCCGACCTGCCTGCTGATGGCGACCCTGTCGCCGACTTCCGCACATATCGGTATCTGGAGCTTTAGCTCGACCTCGTCCTTTCCGAGACCGGTGACGAGGCCCATCGTTCTTGCCGTCCCGACGTTGAGGAGGAGAACTTCCCTCCTCTTTATCGGCTCCACCCTGAGTTCCTCTTCCGTTCCGACAACCCTGTCGAGCAGGTGGACTTCGAGCCTTAAGTCGTCCCACACCGGCGGGAGCTTTCCGGGCTTTCCTACAACGTTTCCCGCCATGAGGTCGCCCTTGGTGAGGAACGGGTCGAGCTTGGTTCCGACTCCGACGAGTCCGCCGGGGTAGGCCTCATCGACGAACTTCCCACCCGCCTGGAGGGACACTATCTCGGTCGTTATCGGCTCGTAGCGTATCCTTCCGTGATCCTCGTACGGCACTCCAGGCCTTATCTCGATCTCATCGCCGACCTTGAGCTTGCCCTGAATTATCGAACCGCCTATGACACCGCCGACGAGCTTCTCGGGCTTGGTTCCCGGCTTGTTGACGTCGAAGCTCCTCAGTATGAGCATCTTGGGCGGCTTGTTGAGGTCGTGCTCGGGGGTGGGTATGAACTCCTCTATGGCCTGGAGGAGAACGTCGACGTTGGCGCCGTGCAAAGCTGAAATCGGGATTATCGGGGCGTTTTCTGCGACGGTGCCCTTCACGAACTCCTTGATTTCGTTGTAGCGCTCCATGACCTTCTCCCTGTCAACAAGCTCGATCTTGTTGAGGGCTATGACGATGTTCCTGTTGCCGACTATCTGGAGGGCCATGAGATGCTCCCTGGTCTGGGGCATTACACCCTCGTTCGCCGCTATGACGAGAACGGCACCGTCCATGAGCGAAGCTCCCGCGAGCATCGTCGTCATCAGGGCCTCGTGGCCCGGGGCGTCAATGAACGAAACGCGCCTCTCAAACTCGGTCTCGTGCCCGCAGTAGGGACACACGGGCGAGTTCGAGTACCTCCCGCAGCTCGGGCACTTCCTTATCTCGGCATCGGCGAAGCCTATCTTGATGGTAATACCTCTCCTCAGCTCCTCGCTGTGAGTGTCCGTC
This window of the Thermococcus siculi genome carries:
- the dph2 gene encoding diphthamide biosynthesis enzyme Dph2 encodes the protein MHEVSKGEILERLREIEAGRILIQTPEGLKREAQELADFLEENGIEAIISGDINYGACDPADTEAKRLGCDALIHLGHSYMTLHLEVPVIFVPAFAKVDVVPALEKNLGEIEKLGKRLALVTTAQHIHQLERAKEFLEKNGFEVLVGEGDSRVSWPGQVLGCNFSAAKLDAEGVLFIGAGYFHPIGVAIAVKKPTLAINPYSGDAIWMDREAERLVRKRWAQIAKAMDAQRFGVITSTKKGQLRLAEARRMVRLLREHGKYAKLIAMNHINYPALEGFDFDAYVVVACPRVPIDDYENWRKPVLTPKEVEILLGLREDYEFDEILGVERKGDEPLGIALHGG
- a CDS encoding HD domain-containing protein, encoding MYTEEELLGEIREILDDEELFRLYERAFREYHYYFETTNYIVLNVYGFNDHGPIHVLLTTRRALELLRTIKKFGIQTTAEKLGKPLRWSKFIVAFGALFHDIGNMIHRINHYGFSVQLAEPIIEKLVREFKTEDPLLLKALTLNAIYTHDEAVPCTTIEGSLVTIADGCDMEAGRSRLVHKKDKVDIHAVSALAIERVEIKEGNEEEPILIEIWMKHPAGIFQVDEILTKKVKSSLLSGRVRLRIHAGGEVMEKVI
- a CDS encoding YiiX/YebB-like N1pC/P60 family cysteine hydrolase gives rise to the protein MKRVAAIVGLLVLAAMLNPVAASSSKGDANYWHPYPWNVGPGDIVIGHNPNSDKFIPGYWTHTGMIAYYDDYYGEWVVIEAWESGVRMVLLSDFLRRYDTVAVLRVATSDYVRYNAVYFAYYQLGKPYDWGWWTKQVYGDSYYCSELVWAAYMAAGGPDIDANPGWSWTYLNGVAPQEVYDDGDTYVIYYHSA
- a CDS encoding METTL5 family protein, which encodes MRKKHLAMSLSRLRGFPEPKPELEQYRTPGNVAAELLWLAHSLGDIGGKTVADLGAGTGVLSIGACLLGAEMVYAVEIDKTALEVARENALSLGVDGCIEFINSDVSGFSMGVDTVIMNPPFGSQNPHADRPFLIKAFEISDVVYSIHLAKPEVRRFIETFVGDFGFSITHRVTLPFEIPAQFFFHRKRLERVLVDVYRFEKV
- a CDS encoding DUF434 domain-containing protein — translated: MLVEAYRDLKYLLNRGYRKTYALEFVANHYRLPREQRHLLARCVFPDSWIEEVKMKLLEPGELGGKILAIDGFNVLITLESLLEGKAILCEDGLVRDLKYQGKYRLNEGTGELLEEIAGVLGELGVEKAVFFYGRNVPKSGIIRTLTEESLRGLGVTGEVHLVRNPDFELKRFETVATADVAIVQKAGTVFDLARFVGAKLGKHPGCFIELLGETEL
- a CDS encoding RsmB/NOP family class I SAM-dependent RNA methyltransferase, with amino-acid sequence MPKLKLSDRQLYALIEAVKLGEEVKPSQQAKRKAFARYKIDGWENSKLTGIFYSIQRRLGLIDEVIEELVGVSPLILDPWLRATLRVAVEIAVFRDPGERTRQHLKGLAGFLSKRTHPYAGYYYYDLLPRILEYVPVIDSEEKRLKWDYMFPEWFIARMRALLGDEAEELLKALNETLPTSLRVNRLKASVEEVESYLQRKNVRFERSGRVETVVRILDPFNPEWLLNKGWVIAQEEAAAVASLVLSPRPGETVVDLAAAPGGKTAHMAELMNNEGKIYAFDVDKARIKRMNEVLSRTGVEIAETIKADGRKAPEILGEGIADRVMLDAPCTSDGTIAKNPELRWRLREKNILKVVSLQRELMESAWKLLKPGGRLLYSTCSMLPEENEENVRWFLEGHPEAKLIPLSGPYDPGFLDGTMRAWPHRHKTIGFFYALIEKKRG
- a CDS encoding mechanosensitive ion channel family protein, producing the protein MANNTTDTLPIPEVPVDINISLLTIAEALIIIVGMIFLGRVARRVIIRKSKETNLTWIINEDTAEIVARMFILGGIIWALYVLGIMNYEIWGTTIGNIAFAIGFFYFAYLIAKKSKDYMIASSGRKPDVIVKAKVFYYIFLTVMFFLALNFAGVSGQLSAVMAAIGITGIVLGFAAQTVVANFVSGVFMYFDKPLQIGDQVQIGELEGVVEDMRILSTRIRAWDGTLIRIPNEKLFNSNIVNFMHYPIRRVDVDIGIAYSSEADKAVEIIKRVLDEIPLVLAEPEPLVYVDNLSDSAVMIAIRAWAPSEKWFDVRTRIIRDVKKALNEAGIEIPFPQRVNWFANELRVRVEEPSPGEEGKTET
- a CDS encoding PIN domain-containing protein, producing the protein MSESRRREWLVVPDTNFLLVPGQFGVDIIGELHRVLDVKFRITVPNVVLDELDVIERKSRGKDLMAIRMAKKLAERFETVEIGRFGERPIDDQILDFALNNERVVVCTNDKGLKRRLREKGIPVVYLRSKKILELEGMLE
- a CDS encoding DUF432 domain-containing protein, whose product is MFGEYELKTQFIKIIDKKIHLVEESGDRILYRRDGVKVLIKKKTGKLLVLPAPAEGYGVKFLMVRLAEKIAVPPGERLMGYLSAPIDISVRAGDIEIDRFVVGREKYALYGEKTVGVITRYHVSDFHSTIPDTPGVIKLIISNPTEEWKLVERVVFPIRNSVMFYSEDKAYYPLVILTTKETYEVNNTGNPPDGTLKPTHVSEPLPNFRMRW